The sequence TTTTTGATTTAATTGTTCTTTGTTCATATTTTTAGTTTTTAATTTTGTTATTCTTTTGCTCCGTTTTCTTTGATTAGTTTAATCATTTCTTTATTTTTATTTTGTTTTGCATGTTTTAAAACTGTCCAACCATATTTGTCTTTTGCTTTCACATCTGCACCTTTTTCTATTAATAATTTTGTGACATTAAGAGAACCTTCTTGAGCTATAAACATTAAAGCTGTAAAATCATCTTCAGTTTTTGCATTTACATTTGCACCTTTTTCTATTAATAGTTTTACAATATCAAGAGAATCTCCTGCATATATTAAAACTGTCCAACCACATTCGTTTTGTGCATTTACATCTGCACCTTTTTCTATTAATAATTTTACAATATCAAAAAAGCCTTCTTCGGCTGCAGACATTAAAGCTGTCCGACCATATTCATTTTTTGCATTTACATCTGCACCTTTTTCTATTAACAGTTTTATGACATAACGAGAACCTCTATAAGCTGCAGACATTAAAGCTGTCCAATCACATTCATTTTTTGCATTTATATTTGCTCCTTTTTCTATTAATAGTTTTACTATATAAACAGAACCTTTTTGAGCTGCAGACATTAAAGCTGTATTATGATATATGTCTTTTTCATTTATATTTAAATCTTTTTCAACAAGGAATTTCACCACAGCAACAGAACTACCATAAACCGCATACATTAAAACTGTCTTACCGGCTTTGTCTTTTGCTTTTATGTCTGCACCTTTTTCTATAAGGAATTTTACTATATCAAAAGAACCGCTTTCAGCAGCAAACATTAAAACTGTTTTATCATCTTTATCTTTTGCATTCACATCTGCATCTTTCTTAATTAATGCTTTTACTTCTTTCACATTATTGTTTTCTATTGCTTGAAACAGTTTTTTATTTAATTGTTTTTTATTCATAGTTTTAGTTTTATTATATGTCTGATTGAAAAGTGTTCATTATTAGCCCCACGGCCATTTTAAATTTGAAATATCATATATTTCACATTCTTCTATTGTATCAAAATATATAGAATGTGAATAAGGGCCATCTATAAATACAGGTGTTCTCGGAGTATATTCTCCTGTCATATTAATTATTGCTTCACCGTCCCGGTGCCAAGTTTTCGGGTGAAAGTACAGTCTGAGTTTACCGTTTGGAATCCATTCATTGAAAGTATATAAGCCCAATATCAAAGGTCTTTTCCACAAATCAAAATTATTCGGTTGCATTAATGCCAATGCTTGAATAATATCAGTCCAAGCGTCTTCTTGGTTTGTGTTTTCGTCAAAGTAAAATTCACCCCAAGCATTTTTGGGATATGGAACCGGATCTTTTAAACAGATAATGGTTTGTCCCTTTTTCTCTCCGTCCTGCTTTGGGATGTCTTCAAAATGAAATAATTGCAGTTTTACATCAATAAGTTGTTCCAGTTCTTTCAAATATCCGGTAATATTACCGGGACAAATTATAAAGTTCCATTTTGCACCAAAATAATCACTTTTACCCTTTTCAACTAAATATAAATATGCAAACTCATGTGCTAACTCATATTCGGCATTTTCTATTGAAGGCATATAATACCCATATTTTAGCAAACTTTCCACTAAAATTAATTTTTTCCCGACAGTATTAATTCTTACCGCCCATTTTTCATCAATTTTTCCCCAGCCTTTTTTCATTTGATTGATTACACTGTACCTGTTCTTGCTCTCTATCCATTTATATGTTATTGCCCAATCTCCCATAATGTTCTTTTTTTTATAATACGATTTATTTTAAGAAGTTATACAACTAATTACAGAGGAACAACACCTAATGAAGGTTCCTGAATTTTTATGATTGTATTAATCTTCATTTCTAATATAACCTGAGTCATTTGATACAAGTTTACAATATTCACATTTATATTCATACTCATCTAAAAATAATACTTCTTGTTTCCATTTTCTTTTGCAAACAGGGCATGTATTTTTGTGTTTTTTCTCAATTTCATTTAAGTCGTAATAAAACACTTTATTTGTTAACATATTAAATTCCCGGCACATTTTTAAGGCTTTTTTATTTAATGTACTTCTTGGATTTGAAATTTGATTATAAGCCATTTTTTCACCAACTCCTGATGATAACCATAAATTACTATAACTTCTATAATCGGAATTCCAGATTCTTAGTGAATAATAATCTTTTTCGAATTTTAACTTTGGCAGTTGGTAAAGTGCTGTCAAATTCAAACATTTTCCACATTT comes from Bacteroidales bacterium and encodes:
- a CDS encoding Zn-ribbon-containing protein, with protein sequence MYLITLKITPDKTVKNYSEFVFFGELARFISGLICNGQVLYINSEYYIKKGKTIICCLCVPLKDSLNKKYFNDDCNKSYSELINKLEKPVSQNIIGEEISTRNFCTCKEVPFYILESTHLGPVKCGKCLNLTALYQLPKLKFEKDYYSLRIWNSDYRSYSNLWLSSGVGEKMAYNQISNPRSTLNKKALKMCREFNMLTNKVFYYDLNEIEKKHKNTCPVCKRKWKQEVLFLDEYEYKCEYCKLVSNDSGYIRNED
- a CDS encoding ankyrin repeat domain-containing protein, which gives rise to MNKKQLNKKLFQAIENNNVKEVKALIKKDADVNAKDKDDKTVLMFAAESGSFDIVKFLIEKGADIKAKDKAGKTVLMYAVYGSSVAVVKFLVEKDLNINEKDIYHNTALMSAAQKGSVYIVKLLIEKGANINAKNECDWTALMSAAYRGSRYVIKLLIEKGADVNAKNEYGRTALMSAAEEGFFDIVKLLIEKGADVNAQNECGWTVLIYAGDSLDIVKLLIEKGANVNAKTEDDFTALMFIAQEGSLNVTKLLIEKGADVKAKDKYGWTVLKHAKQNKNKEMIKLIKENGAKE